In Carya illinoinensis cultivar Pawnee chromosome 7, C.illinoinensisPawnee_v1, whole genome shotgun sequence, the following are encoded in one genomic region:
- the LOC122317550 gene encoding transcription factor bHLH35-like, which produces MDNIGEEYTQYRHYWETNMFLHSEELDSWGLDEAFSGYYDSSSPDGAASSLASKNIVSERNRRKKLNDRLFALRAVVPNISKMDKASIIKDAIEYIQELQEQERRIEAEITELESGNLKQNPGYDFEDELPVLLRSKKKKTDRFYDSGGSRNSPIEVLELRASYMGEKTVVVSLTCSKRTDTMVKLCEVFESLKLKIITANITAFSGRLVKTVFVEADEGEKDQLKFKIETAIAALNDPQSPMSI; this is translated from the exons ATGGACAACATTGGTGAGGAATACACACAGTACAGACATTACTGGGAAACCAATATGTTCCTCCATAGTGAAGAGCTTGATAG TTGGGGATTGGACGAGGCTTTTTCTGGGTACTATGATTCGAGCTCGCCTGACGGAGCGGCATCGTCGCTGGCATCGAAGAACATTGTTTCGGAGAGGAATAGGAGGAAGAAGCTGAATGATAGGCTCTTTGCACTTAGAGCAGTGGTCCCGAATATCAGTAAG ATGGATAAAGCTTCAATAATCAAAGACGCCATTGAATATATCCAAGAGCTCCAGGAACAAGAAAGAAGAATCGAAGCCGAGATAACGGAGCTCGAGTCAGGGAATCTGAAGCAAAATCCAGGTTATGACTTTGAAGACGAGCTACCTGTCTTGTTGAGatcgaagaaaaagaaaactgaccGATTCTATGACTCCGGGGGATCAAGAAATTCCCCTATTGAAGTCCTTGAA CTCAGGGCGAGTTACATGGGGGAGAAAACTGTGGTGGTGAGTCTAACATGCAGTAAAAGAACAGATACAATGGTGAAACTTTGTGAGGTCTTCGAATCTTTGAAGCTCAAAATCATTACGGCAAACATCACCGCTTTTTCTGGGAGGCTTGTGAAAACAGTCTTCGTTGAG GCAGATGAAGGGGAGAAAGATCAGTTGAAGTTTAAGATCGAAACAGCCATTGCGGCTCTAAATGATCCACAAAGCCCAATGAGCATCTAG
- the LOC122315692 gene encoding probable inactive purple acid phosphatase 28 isoform X2, with protein MMESSKTGKWKHSFLYLVCISLILHLLHNLIPHRLLLGNDIVRVKKNPDLPLRFRYDGTFKILQVADMHYGNGMITRCRDVLESEFQYCSDLNTTRFLKRMLEVEKPDFIAFTGDNIFGPSTTDAAESLFEAFGPAMESGLPWAAILGNHDQESTMNREELMSFISLMDYSVSQVNPSAEDLSSPVKGGMVTNIDGFGNYNLRVYGAPGSHLANSSILDLFFLDSGDREVIQGVRTYGWIKESQLSWLRSIYHESQVQKQNSDQSADTFPTATSPALAFFHIPIPEIRHLYHNKIVGEFQEAVACSSVNSGVLQTFVSIGDVQAVFMGHDHKNDFCGNLDGIWFCYGGGFGYHGYGKAGWPRRARVIIAELGKGDKSWMGVKRIKTWKRLDDEKLSKIDEQVLWVHQPS; from the exons atgatGGAATCTTCGAAAACAGGAAAATGGAAGCACTCTTTCCTCTACTTGGTTTGCATCTCCTTAATCCTGCACCTTCTTCACAACCTCATTCCGCACAGATTACTATTGGGCAACGACATCGTTCGAGTCAAGAAAAACCCAGATCTTCCCCTCCGGTTCCGCTACGACGGTACCTTCAAAATCCTCCAG GTGGCAGATATGCATTATGGCAATGGAATGATAACTCGATGCCGAGACGTGTTGGAGTCTGAGTTCCAGTATTGCTCCGATCTCAACACGACTAGATTTCTCAAAAGAATGCTCGAAGTCGAAAAGCCTGATTTCATTGCCTTTACAG GAGACAACATATTTGGGCCAAGCACTACTGATGCCGCCGAATCCCTATTTGAAGCCTTTGGTCCCGCCATGGAATCCGGACTTCCATGGGCAGCAATTTTAGGAAACCATGACCAGGAATCTACAATGAATCGTGAGGAATTGATGTCTTTCATCTCTCTCATGGATTATTCTGTTTCACAAGTCAATCCATCAGCTGAAGATCTCTCTAGTCCTGTCAAAGGTGGCATGGTGACAAACATTGATGGGTTTGGAAATTATAATCTGAGAGTATATGGTGCCCCAGGTTCACATCTGGCAAACAGCAGCATCCttgatcttttctttcttgACAGTGGAGACAGGGAAGTTATTCAAGGAGTTCGAACTTATGGATGGATTAAGGAATCCCAACTTAGTTGGCTTCGTAGCATTTATCATGAATCCCAG GTTCAAAAGCAGAATAGTGATCAATCTGCAGATACTTTTCCCACAGCTACATCTCCAGCACTGGCATTTTTCCATATCCCAATTCCAGAAATCCGGCATCTGTACCACAACAAGATTGTAGGCGAATTTCAAGAGGCTGTGGCTTGCTCGTCAGTGAATTCGGGAGTCTTACAGACCTTTGTCTCCATTGGAGATGTGCAGGCTGTCTTCATGGGCCATGATCACAAGAATGATTTTTGTGGGAATCTAGATGGTATATGGTTTTGTTATGGTGGAGGATTTGGATACCATGGTTATGGGAAGGCTGGGTGGCCAAGGAGAGCAAGGGTCATAATAGCTGAGCTTGGGAAGGGAGACAAGTCCTGGATGGGAGTGAAAAGGATTAAGACATGGAAGCGTCTTGATGATGAGAAGCTGAGCAAGATTGACGAGCAAGTCCTGTGGGTCCACCAGCCATCGTGA
- the LOC122315692 gene encoding probable inactive purple acid phosphatase 28 isoform X1 — translation MEALFPLLGLHLLNPAPSSQPHSAQITIGQRHRSSQEKPRSSPPVPLRRYLQNPPGPSHLHFPSFTVLTTRDMHYGNGMITRCRDVLESEFQYCSDLNTTRFLKRMLEVEKPDFIAFTGDNIFGPSTTDAAESLFEAFGPAMESGLPWAAILGNHDQESTMNREELMSFISLMDYSVSQVNPSAEDLSSPVKGGMVTNIDGFGNYNLRVYGAPGSHLANSSILDLFFLDSGDREVIQGVRTYGWIKESQLSWLRSIYHESQVQKQNSDQSADTFPTATSPALAFFHIPIPEIRHLYHNKIVGEFQEAVACSSVNSGVLQTFVSIGDVQAVFMGHDHKNDFCGNLDGIWFCYGGGFGYHGYGKAGWPRRARVIIAELGKGDKSWMGVKRIKTWKRLDDEKLSKIDEQVLWVHQPS, via the exons ATGGAAGCACTCTTTCCTCTACTTGGTTTGCATCTCCTTAATCCTGCACCTTCTTCACAACCTCATTCCGCACAGATTACTATTGGGCAACGACATCGTTCGAGTCAAGAAAAACCCAGATCTTCCCCTCCGGTTCCGCTACGACGGTACCTTCAAAATCCTCCAGGTCCGTCACATCTTCATTTTCCATCTTTTACAGTTCTTACAACGAGAG ATATGCATTATGGCAATGGAATGATAACTCGATGCCGAGACGTGTTGGAGTCTGAGTTCCAGTATTGCTCCGATCTCAACACGACTAGATTTCTCAAAAGAATGCTCGAAGTCGAAAAGCCTGATTTCATTGCCTTTACAG GAGACAACATATTTGGGCCAAGCACTACTGATGCCGCCGAATCCCTATTTGAAGCCTTTGGTCCCGCCATGGAATCCGGACTTCCATGGGCAGCAATTTTAGGAAACCATGACCAGGAATCTACAATGAATCGTGAGGAATTGATGTCTTTCATCTCTCTCATGGATTATTCTGTTTCACAAGTCAATCCATCAGCTGAAGATCTCTCTAGTCCTGTCAAAGGTGGCATGGTGACAAACATTGATGGGTTTGGAAATTATAATCTGAGAGTATATGGTGCCCCAGGTTCACATCTGGCAAACAGCAGCATCCttgatcttttctttcttgACAGTGGAGACAGGGAAGTTATTCAAGGAGTTCGAACTTATGGATGGATTAAGGAATCCCAACTTAGTTGGCTTCGTAGCATTTATCATGAATCCCAG GTTCAAAAGCAGAATAGTGATCAATCTGCAGATACTTTTCCCACAGCTACATCTCCAGCACTGGCATTTTTCCATATCCCAATTCCAGAAATCCGGCATCTGTACCACAACAAGATTGTAGGCGAATTTCAAGAGGCTGTGGCTTGCTCGTCAGTGAATTCGGGAGTCTTACAGACCTTTGTCTCCATTGGAGATGTGCAGGCTGTCTTCATGGGCCATGATCACAAGAATGATTTTTGTGGGAATCTAGATGGTATATGGTTTTGTTATGGTGGAGGATTTGGATACCATGGTTATGGGAAGGCTGGGTGGCCAAGGAGAGCAAGGGTCATAATAGCTGAGCTTGGGAAGGGAGACAAGTCCTGGATGGGAGTGAAAAGGATTAAGACATGGAAGCGTCTTGATGATGAGAAGCTGAGCAAGATTGACGAGCAAGTCCTGTGGGTCCACCAGCCATCGTGA
- the LOC122315692 gene encoding probable inactive purple acid phosphatase 28 isoform X3: MEALFPLLGLHLLNPAPSSQPHSAQITIGQRHRSSQEKPRSSPPVPLRRYLQNPPDMHYGNGMITRCRDVLESEFQYCSDLNTTRFLKRMLEVEKPDFIAFTGDNIFGPSTTDAAESLFEAFGPAMESGLPWAAILGNHDQESTMNREELMSFISLMDYSVSQVNPSAEDLSSPVKGGMVTNIDGFGNYNLRVYGAPGSHLANSSILDLFFLDSGDREVIQGVRTYGWIKESQLSWLRSIYHESQVQKQNSDQSADTFPTATSPALAFFHIPIPEIRHLYHNKIVGEFQEAVACSSVNSGVLQTFVSIGDVQAVFMGHDHKNDFCGNLDGIWFCYGGGFGYHGYGKAGWPRRARVIIAELGKGDKSWMGVKRIKTWKRLDDEKLSKIDEQVLWVHQPS, encoded by the exons ATGGAAGCACTCTTTCCTCTACTTGGTTTGCATCTCCTTAATCCTGCACCTTCTTCACAACCTCATTCCGCACAGATTACTATTGGGCAACGACATCGTTCGAGTCAAGAAAAACCCAGATCTTCCCCTCCGGTTCCGCTACGACGGTACCTTCAAAATCCTCCAG ATATGCATTATGGCAATGGAATGATAACTCGATGCCGAGACGTGTTGGAGTCTGAGTTCCAGTATTGCTCCGATCTCAACACGACTAGATTTCTCAAAAGAATGCTCGAAGTCGAAAAGCCTGATTTCATTGCCTTTACAG GAGACAACATATTTGGGCCAAGCACTACTGATGCCGCCGAATCCCTATTTGAAGCCTTTGGTCCCGCCATGGAATCCGGACTTCCATGGGCAGCAATTTTAGGAAACCATGACCAGGAATCTACAATGAATCGTGAGGAATTGATGTCTTTCATCTCTCTCATGGATTATTCTGTTTCACAAGTCAATCCATCAGCTGAAGATCTCTCTAGTCCTGTCAAAGGTGGCATGGTGACAAACATTGATGGGTTTGGAAATTATAATCTGAGAGTATATGGTGCCCCAGGTTCACATCTGGCAAACAGCAGCATCCttgatcttttctttcttgACAGTGGAGACAGGGAAGTTATTCAAGGAGTTCGAACTTATGGATGGATTAAGGAATCCCAACTTAGTTGGCTTCGTAGCATTTATCATGAATCCCAG GTTCAAAAGCAGAATAGTGATCAATCTGCAGATACTTTTCCCACAGCTACATCTCCAGCACTGGCATTTTTCCATATCCCAATTCCAGAAATCCGGCATCTGTACCACAACAAGATTGTAGGCGAATTTCAAGAGGCTGTGGCTTGCTCGTCAGTGAATTCGGGAGTCTTACAGACCTTTGTCTCCATTGGAGATGTGCAGGCTGTCTTCATGGGCCATGATCACAAGAATGATTTTTGTGGGAATCTAGATGGTATATGGTTTTGTTATGGTGGAGGATTTGGATACCATGGTTATGGGAAGGCTGGGTGGCCAAGGAGAGCAAGGGTCATAATAGCTGAGCTTGGGAAGGGAGACAAGTCCTGGATGGGAGTGAAAAGGATTAAGACATGGAAGCGTCTTGATGATGAGAAGCTGAGCAAGATTGACGAGCAAGTCCTGTGGGTCCACCAGCCATCGTGA
- the LOC122315693 gene encoding protein At-4/1: MAATSDEEMDSLLSNFGKIFEDFKSGIAEIQSLKSNCIAEVKRREALEITCNNIKQENERLSKLYTESLNNLAEQLERRTKFQSFREELKRVKDEHLLQDDEHRKAIDLLKQDNDAKVGLLEGQIRGLLLEKATNEATINLLREDLAVHKTHIQTLAKRFDRIQFDVESKYNLEIQDLKDCLMIEQEEKNELSKKLQELEKELLISRTNLVEHQTDTISSRLVETLQLKIMKLRKEKEILKRKFPGSEEDG; the protein is encoded by the exons ATGGCGGCAACCAGTGACGAAGAAATGGATTCCCTGCTTTCCAATTTCGGTAAGATCTTCGAG GATTTCAAGAGCGGCATTGCAGAAATACAGTCGTTGAAATCGAACTGTATCGCTGAGGTGAAGAGGCGGGAAGCCCTAGAAATCACTTGTAATAATATCAAGCAAG AGAATGAGCGACTGAGCAAATTGTACACAGAATCTCTAAATAATCTTGCTGAACAG CTTGAACGCCGTACCAAATTTCAGAGCTTCAGGGAAGAACTTAAAAGAGTGAAAGATGAACATCTCCTTCAAGACGAT GAACATAGGAAAGCCATAGATTTGCTTAAGCAAGATAATGACGCAAAGGTTGGACTCTTGGAGGGTCAAATCAG GGGCCTTCTGCTTGAAAAAGCAACAAATGAAGCAACCATAAATCTCCTCCGCGAAGATTTAGCAgtgcataaaactcatatacagACTCTTGCAAAGAGATTCGACCGCATCCAATTTGATGTGGAATCTAAAT ATAACCTTGAGATTCAGGATCTGAAGGACTGTCTTATGATTGAACaggaagagaaaaatgaattaaGCAAGAAACTCCAGGAACTGGAGAAGGAAT TGCTGATCAGCAGAACAAACCTGGTTGAACATCAAACAGATACGATTTCAAGTCGGCTCGTAGAAACGCTTCAACTGAAAATCATGAAACTAAGGAAGGAGAAGGAGATCCTTAAGAGGAAGTTCCCAGGTTCAGAGGAGGATGGGTAG